A single Fundidesulfovibrio terrae DNA region contains:
- a CDS encoding LytR/AlgR family response regulator transcription factor, whose product MPQVKTLIVHADPAVRAGLRQLLAGVEALRVLGEAATAFEALEMLEAIPYGVFFLSPGLPGPTSGMELAQMLAGRRTRPALVFVADDESQAYKAFELGAVDYLIWPATPERLDMTLVRLKGLSPGFKQAQPAGAWLEERSASAQDDQQTLSLPIEEEEEGPFISALKQAWDLTQKKKPVDIEKLPITLDGRTLLLPYPQILFVEAYEDYSFVHTAQQKYLTSYRLKNLEERLGPHGFFRVHRKFLVNLEAVTEIASLPGGQFMLRTQGKTRIELPISRRRIGELKQVLGL is encoded by the coding sequence ATGCCCCAGGTCAAGACCCTCATCGTCCATGCCGATCCCGCCGTGCGCGCGGGGCTGCGCCAGCTTCTGGCGGGCGTGGAGGCCTTGCGCGTGCTGGGCGAGGCGGCCACGGCCTTCGAGGCCCTGGAAATGCTCGAGGCCATCCCCTACGGCGTCTTTTTTCTGAGTCCGGGGCTCCCGGGCCCCACCTCCGGCATGGAGTTGGCCCAGATGCTGGCCGGACGCCGCACGCGCCCGGCCCTGGTGTTCGTGGCCGACGACGAATCCCAGGCCTACAAGGCCTTCGAGCTGGGCGCCGTGGACTACCTCATCTGGCCCGCCACCCCGGAACGCCTGGATATGACCCTGGTCCGCCTCAAGGGCCTGTCCCCGGGTTTCAAGCAGGCCCAACCCGCCGGGGCGTGGCTCGAGGAGCGTTCCGCCTCCGCCCAGGACGACCAGCAGACCCTGTCCCTGCCCATCGAGGAGGAGGAGGAAGGTCCCTTCATCTCCGCCCTCAAGCAAGCATGGGATCTTACTCAGAAAAAGAAGCCCGTGGATATCGAGAAGTTGCCGATCACCCTGGACGGGCGGACGCTTCTCCTGCCCTATCCGCAGATACTCTTCGTGGAGGCCTATGAGGACTATTCCTTCGTGCACACGGCCCAGCAGAAGTACCTGACCTCCTACAGGCTGAAGAACCTGGAGGAGCGCCTGGGACCGCACGGATTCTTCCGGGTGCACCGCAAGTTCCTGGTGAACCTGGAAGCGGTCACCGAGATCGCGAGCCTGCCGGGCGGGCAGTTCATGCTGCGCACCCAGGGCAAGACCCGCATCGAGCTGCCCATCAGCCGCCGCAGGATCGGCGAGCTCAAGCAGGTGCTTGGATTGTAA
- the acs gene encoding acetate--CoA ligase: METGLVDSLLREERVFRPLPQVVREANMGQPELKAAQALAEADYRLFWEEQASDLDWFEKWEHVLDESNPPFYKWFLGGKCNLVHNALDRHILTANKNKLAIVWEGESGECRKYTYYELFREVCRFANALRAMGVGKGDRILIYLPPLPETIISMLAAAKIGAVQTLVFAGYSARSLRERIESCQPKIIVTADGFYRNGRVINLKSVVDEALFGQDGDCVQSVIVVHRAGVELDMVEPRDLRYEDLLRQERPQSPTEVMDAEDPLFLLYTSGATGKPKGLLHTHGGYMVGVHATYRWVMDVKPTDLYLCTADPGWITGHSYVVFGPLMAGTTVVLYEGHPLYPQADRLWAIVARYGVTILYTTPTLIRMLMRYGGQYPKKHDLSTLRLLGSVGEPIGPEPWVWFHKYIGRSECPLLDTWWQTETGMFMVSPLPISLLKPGSAGRPLPGVDVDVVDRNGNPAGPDKGGFVVVRKPWPAMARTLFGDDEGYRKAYWEKIPGVYFAGDVARKDEDGYFWFQGRADDVLNIGGHRIGPAEVEAALVAHKAVAEAAVIGVPDAIKGEAAKCFVVRREGWEKDFDSEVELIKALTTHVKRELGPFVDIKAIAFREKLPHTKSGKILRRLLKAEETGSAPGDLSSLEEE; this comes from the coding sequence ATGGAAACCGGTCTCGTCGATAGCTTGCTCAGGGAGGAGCGCGTCTTCCGCCCCCTGCCCCAGGTGGTGCGCGAGGCCAACATGGGCCAGCCCGAGCTCAAGGCCGCCCAGGCCCTGGCCGAGGCTGACTACCGCCTGTTCTGGGAAGAGCAGGCCTCCGACCTGGACTGGTTCGAGAAGTGGGAGCATGTGCTCGACGAGTCCAACCCGCCCTTCTACAAGTGGTTCCTGGGCGGCAAGTGCAACCTGGTCCACAACGCCCTGGACCGCCACATCCTCACCGCCAACAAGAACAAGCTGGCCATCGTCTGGGAAGGCGAGTCCGGCGAGTGCCGCAAATACACGTATTACGAGCTCTTCCGCGAGGTCTGCCGCTTCGCCAACGCCCTGCGGGCCATGGGCGTGGGCAAGGGCGACCGCATCCTCATCTATCTGCCGCCCCTGCCCGAGACCATCATCTCCATGCTGGCCGCGGCCAAGATCGGCGCGGTGCAGACCCTGGTGTTCGCCGGGTACTCTGCCCGGTCGCTTCGCGAACGCATCGAGAGCTGCCAACCCAAGATCATCGTCACCGCCGACGGCTTCTACCGCAACGGCCGGGTCATCAACCTGAAGTCCGTGGTGGACGAGGCCCTGTTCGGCCAGGACGGCGACTGCGTGCAGAGCGTCATCGTGGTGCACCGGGCGGGTGTGGAGCTGGACATGGTGGAGCCCCGCGACCTGCGCTACGAGGACCTCCTGCGCCAGGAGCGGCCCCAGTCCCCCACCGAGGTCATGGACGCCGAGGACCCGCTTTTCCTGCTCTACACCTCCGGGGCCACGGGCAAGCCCAAGGGACTTCTGCACACCCACGGCGGCTACATGGTGGGCGTGCACGCCACCTACCGCTGGGTCATGGACGTGAAACCCACGGACCTCTACCTGTGCACCGCCGACCCCGGCTGGATCACAGGCCACAGTTACGTGGTGTTCGGCCCCCTCATGGCCGGGACCACCGTGGTGCTCTACGAGGGCCACCCGCTCTACCCGCAGGCGGACCGGCTCTGGGCCATCGTGGCCCGCTACGGCGTGACCATCCTCTACACCACGCCCACGCTGATTCGCATGCTCATGCGCTACGGCGGCCAGTATCCCAAGAAGCACGACCTCTCGACGCTCAGGTTGCTTGGCAGCGTGGGCGAGCCCATCGGCCCCGAGCCCTGGGTGTGGTTCCACAAGTACATCGGGCGCAGCGAATGCCCCCTGCTGGACACCTGGTGGCAGACCGAGACCGGCATGTTCATGGTGTCGCCGCTGCCCATCTCGCTTCTGAAGCCCGGTTCGGCCGGGCGGCCCCTGCCCGGCGTGGACGTGGACGTGGTGGACCGCAACGGCAACCCCGCCGGCCCCGACAAGGGCGGCTTCGTGGTGGTGAGAAAGCCTTGGCCGGCCATGGCCCGCACGCTCTTCGGCGACGACGAGGGCTACAGGAAAGCGTACTGGGAGAAGATCCCGGGCGTGTACTTCGCGGGCGACGTGGCCAGAAAGGACGAGGACGGCTACTTCTGGTTCCAGGGCCGGGCTGACGACGTGCTGAACATCGGCGGGCACCGCATCGGCCCGGCCGAGGTGGAGGCGGCGCTGGTGGCGCATAAGGCCGTGGCCGAGGCCGCGGTGATCGGCGTGCCGGACGCCATCAAGGGCGAGGCGGCCAAGTGTTTCGTGGTGCGCCGCGAGGGCTGGGAAAAGGACTTCGACAGCGAGGTCGAGCTGATCAAGGCCCTGACCACCCATGTGAAGCGGGAACTCGGGCCGTTCGTGGACATCAAGG
- a CDS encoding DUF485 domain-containing protein → MPNPHKIDETRFSGLVRKKWSVSLSMTALMLAIYFGFILLLAFNRSILAQKIGEHMTLGIPIGLGVIISACVLTGLYVRWANTSYDRTVKDIIDGMKR, encoded by the coding sequence ATGCCAAATCCCCACAAGATCGACGAGACCCGCTTCAGCGGACTCGTGCGCAAGAAGTGGTCGGTCTCCCTGTCCATGACGGCGCTCATGCTGGCCATCTATTTCGGCTTCATCCTCTTGCTGGCCTTCAACAGGTCCATCCTGGCCCAGAAGATCGGCGAGCACATGACGCTGGGCATCCCCATCGGCCTGGGCGTCATCATTTCCGCCTGCGTGCTCACCGGGCTCTATGTGCGCTGGGCCAACACCAGCTACGACCGAACCGTGAAAGACATCATCGACGGGATGAAGAGGTAG
- a CDS encoding sodium:solute symporter family transporter — protein MNPFTSTIGQPNAISIGFFFVFVAFTLVITWFAAKKSKTASDFYAAGRSVTGFQNGLALAGDYMSAASFLGIAGLVALKGYDGLIYSIGFLVGWPLIMFLIAEPLRNLGKYTFADVVAYRLRQKPIRIAASCGSLMTVCFYLIAQMVGSGSLVNLMFGLPYELAVAIVGVVMIMYVLFGGMLATTWVQIIKAVLLLGGATVMVGMVLSKFGFNPAELFSAAATKYGQKVLEPGGLVSNPWDALSLGIALMFGTAGLPHILMRFYTVPDAEQARKSVFYATGFISYFYILTFIIGFGAMVLVGQDVITHFDKGGNMSALLLAETTGGTIFLGFIAAVAFATILAVVAGLTLAGAATFSHDLYVNVFKSGKTTEEQEVRMAKRATVCLGIVAMVLGIAFKGQNVAFMVGLAFAIAASGNFPALLMSILWRGMSTFGATAAIITGSVLAVGLILISPTVWVDVLGFKAAIFPWKNPALISMPAAFLAGWLGSVFVPEPEAKARYEEQNIRNYLGVGLE, from the coding sequence ATGAACCCATTCACTTCCACCATCGGTCAGCCCAACGCCATCTCCATCGGCTTTTTCTTCGTGTTCGTGGCGTTCACCCTGGTCATCACCTGGTTCGCGGCCAAGAAATCCAAGACCGCTTCGGACTTTTACGCCGCCGGGCGCTCGGTCACGGGCTTCCAGAACGGCCTGGCCCTGGCCGGGGACTACATGTCCGCCGCGTCGTTTCTGGGCATCGCGGGCCTGGTGGCCCTCAAGGGCTACGACGGCCTCATCTACTCCATCGGCTTTCTGGTGGGCTGGCCGCTCATCATGTTCCTCATCGCCGAACCGCTTCGCAACCTGGGCAAGTACACCTTCGCCGACGTGGTGGCCTACCGCCTGCGCCAGAAGCCCATCCGCATCGCAGCTTCCTGCGGCTCGCTCATGACGGTGTGCTTCTACCTGATCGCCCAGATGGTGGGCTCGGGGTCGCTGGTCAACCTGATGTTCGGCCTGCCCTACGAGCTGGCCGTGGCCATCGTGGGCGTGGTGATGATCATGTACGTGCTCTTCGGCGGCATGCTGGCCACCACCTGGGTGCAGATCATCAAGGCCGTGCTGCTGCTCGGCGGCGCCACGGTGATGGTGGGCATGGTGCTTTCGAAGTTCGGCTTCAACCCGGCGGAGCTCTTCTCGGCCGCGGCCACCAAGTACGGCCAGAAGGTGCTGGAGCCCGGCGGCCTGGTCTCCAACCCCTGGGACGCGCTGAGCCTCGGCATCGCGCTCATGTTCGGCACGGCCGGCCTGCCGCACATCCTCATGCGCTTCTACACCGTTCCCGACGCCGAACAGGCCCGCAAGAGCGTGTTCTACGCCACGGGCTTCATCTCATACTTCTACATCCTCACCTTCATCATCGGCTTCGGAGCCATGGTGCTGGTGGGCCAGGACGTGATCACCCACTTCGACAAGGGCGGCAACATGTCCGCGCTGCTCCTGGCCGAGACCACGGGCGGCACCATATTCCTGGGCTTCATAGCGGCCGTGGCCTTCGCCACCATCCTGGCCGTGGTGGCGGGACTCACCCTGGCGGGCGCCGCCACCTTCTCGCACGACCTGTACGTGAACGTGTTCAAGTCCGGCAAAACCACCGAGGAGCAGGAAGTGCGCATGGCCAAGCGGGCCACCGTGTGCCTGGGCATCGTGGCCATGGTCCTGGGCATCGCCTTCAAGGGCCAGAACGTGGCCTTCATGGTGGGCCTGGCCTTCGCCATCGCGGCCAGCGGCAACTTCCCGGCGCTGCTCATGTCCATCCTGTGGCGGGGCATGTCCACCTTCGGGGCCACGGCGGCCATCATCACCGGCTCGGTGCTGGCGGTGGGGCTCATCCTCATCTCGCCCACCGTGTGGGTTGACGTGCTGGGCTTCAAGGCGGCCATCTTCCCCTGGAAGAACCCGGCGCTCATCTCCATGCCCGCGGCCTTCCTGGCTGGATGGCTGGGCTCGGTGTTCGTGCCCGAACCCGAGGCCAAGGCGCGCTACGAAGAGCAGAACATCCGCAACTACCTGGGCGTGGGACTGGAATGA
- a CDS encoding response regulator, with translation MNEGADTSTSHPSLNILFAEDDYVSRMLVEEIFRLNGHTVTSVVTGHEVLKALKLEKFDIIFMDVSMPRLDGIKATKRIREDTSGLFDPAIPIVAMTGHVLPSDRDRIMEAGMDDFIAKPIDISELSKILNKFVARIEDARSDSPQGARTGRPD, from the coding sequence ATGAATGAGGGTGCCGACACCTCGACTTCGCATCCGTCACTCAATATTCTTTTCGCGGAAGACGACTATGTCAGCAGGATGCTGGTGGAAGAGATTTTCCGGCTCAATGGGCACACCGTCACAAGCGTGGTTACGGGCCATGAGGTCCTGAAGGCTCTCAAGCTTGAGAAATTCGACATCATCTTCATGGACGTGAGCATGCCCAGGCTGGACGGCATCAAAGCGACGAAGCGCATCCGGGAGGATACCTCCGGGCTGTTCGATCCGGCGATTCCCATAGTGGCCATGACCGGCCACGTCCTTCCCAGCGACAGGGATAGAATCATGGAGGCGGGAATGGACGACTTCATCGCCAAGCCCATCGACATATCTGAACTGAGCAAGATTCTGAACAAATTCGTTGCCAGGATAGAGGACGCGCGGAGCGACAGCCCGCAAGGCGCCCGGACAGGGCGGCCTGATTGA